A region of the Synechococcus sp. PCC 7502 genome:
GCCTTTGACTAATCTGAGCCATGATCTTACGGGATAAGGAATACCAACTCTGAAAATCATTGAAACTATCCTAACAGAATCTATAATTCCCCAGTGCATTTCCTAGTGGGCAGCCTAAAGTTTGTAATAATATTTTTTATATCAACATCAAGGCAATGCAGGATATTTTGTGAATTTGACTATTACATTAGGTGTTGGGCAAGTTCATGATGCTATTGTAAAACCCTATAACTGAGTGAATTAGCAGTTGGGTAAGCCAAAACTAATGTAATGAAAGTAGTAACTCCTAATAATCTTGTTTGTCCCATTGATGGTAAAGAACTAACTCCTCGTAACCAGAGTTTGATTTGCTCTAAAGGACATAATTTTGATATTGCCCGTCAAGGCTACTTTAATCTCCTCATGGTTCAACACAAGGCATCTCGTGACCCAGGAGATACTAAGGAAATGGTGGCTGCCCGTAGTCGATTTTTACAGACTGGCTGTTATGAGGCGATCGCTCAGACAATTGCTAACTTAACTGAAAAGCATGTATCTAATCTATCCGATCTCAATTCCATAACGATCCTAGATGCAGGCTGTGGCGAAGGTTATTATTTAAATTGGCTACTGACTATGGCGCAAAAGTGGAAATACCCCGAAGTTGGAATCTTAATTGGCATGGATATTTCTAAATGGGCAGTGCAATCGGCAGCAAAGCGAAATCGGGAAATTACATGGATAGTTGGCAGTAACGCACGTCCGCCATTTTCACCAAACTCAATTAACTTAATTCTGTGTGCCTTTGGCTTTCCCAGTTTTGACGTGTTTAGAAGGGTTTTGAAACCTCTAGGTAAGATCATTATGGTTGATCCTGCCCCCAATCATCTTATGGAGTTGCGTCAATTAATTTATCCTGAACTAAAATCTAAGACCTCAACTGTGCAAACTCTTCCGAGCAAGGGATTTAATGGATTTAATTTAGTGGAGAGTTACCATCTCACATATAAAGCAAAAGTCGAGAATTCCCAGGCAGTTCAAGATTTATTTTTAATGACTCCCCATTATTTCCGCAGTCCGCCCACAGCTAAAACTACCATTGCTGCTCTGCAAGAACTGGAATTCACAGTGGATGTTAATTTTCAGGTGTTGGCTAAAGCCTGATTTTACAGATTTACAGAAATTTCTCCAAAGTCTCGGATTCTAAGTTAACTAAATCAGCTGTACTTGAGGAGAAAACTAGAGTAAAAACCTAGTCGTCATAATAAACTGTAGTAATGAGCAAAAATGACGAAAAAATAAACTTTAAGCCGCCCAGTGGTTTTGATATTGAATTTCTACCTGCGGAAAAACGCCTAGAGCAGTTTCTGATCGATACAATGCGCCGAGTGTTTGAACAGTATGGCTTTACCCCGATTGAGACTCCTGCTGTAGAAAGATTAGAGGTGTTGCAAGCCAAAGGGAATCAAGGTGACAATATTATCTATAGTATTAATCCAATTGTGGCTGAGGATGGGGATAAAGATAGCGATCGCCGAGGGTTAAAATTTGACCAGACCGTACCTTTAGCTGCTTATATTGCCCGTCATCTGAATGATTTGACCTTTCCTTTTGCTAGATACCAAATGGATATGGTATTTCGGGGTGAACGGGCTAAAAAAGGACGTTATCGGCAGTTTCGCCAGTGTGATATTGATGTCGTGGGAAGAGGGAAATTAAGTCTGCTCTACGATGCCCAAATTCCTGCCATTATTGCCCAGATTTTTGATGATATTAAGATCGGCAAGTTTTTAATTCGGATTAATAATCGTAAGGTTTTAACAGGATTTTTCCAAGCGATCGCCATTACTCCCGATCAAATTCGTACCTGTTTAAAGGTTGTGGATATGTTGGATAAAATTGGCGAAGCTAAAGTCAAACTAGAACTAGAAAAGCAAGGTATTTCCGCAACTCAAGCACAGGAAATTATTGGCTTTACTCAAATTAAGGGTGATACTGATTCCATTCTCGATCAACTGGCACAAACATCTCAGGCATTAGGCAATCCCACGGATTTTGAGCAGGGAATTTCTGAACTAAAAACTGTTATAGCAGGAGTAATTGCTTTAGGAGTTGCTGCGGATAAATTTTGTATTGATTTAGCGATCGCCCGTGGCTTGGAATATTACACAGGCACAGTTTATGAAACTACGCTGATTGGTTACGAAAGTTTAGGCAGTATTTGTTCGGGTGGTAGGTACGAAGAATTGGTGGGAATGTTTGTGGGTGAGAAGATGCCGGGTGTGGGAATTTCCATTGGTTTAACGAGGTTGCTACGACAATTAATGGATGCCAAAGTGCTTAAACCCCTTGCTCCTTCACCTGCTCAAGTTATGGTCTTAAATCTGCAACCAGAATTAATTGATACCTATCTGCAAGTATCCCAAACTTTGCGTCAAGCGGGAATTAATGTGTTCACAGGGTTTGAATCTCGTCCCATTGGTAAGCAATTTCAACTGGCTGATAAATTGGGGATTCCCCTCTGTGTAATTATTGGAGAGGCAGAGATTGCTAATAAAACCTGTGGTCTTAAAAATTTGCAAACAGGCACCCAAATAGCGATCGCTCTGGATGATTTAGTGACTGAACTACTGGCAGAAATTGCTATAAAGCATTAATTCAAAATAACCAAATCCCAAATATATGAAGACTTCCCAATCGCCAATTAAAAATTTTTTGTTTCTAAGTTTAGTTTTGCTTTATCCTACTGGTGCTGCTATGGCAGTGGAAACACGATGTGGTTGGTTGGATAATCCTACTCCCGCAAATTGGTGGATCACCGATAGTCAAGCTACATGGATAATCTCCGTTCAGGGTGGTTTTAGAGCCAAAGGAATGGACAATATTGAAGAACCTAAGGAATTTGTCAAAACCAATGGTAGCTATGGATATTCCTGTGCTTGTATGGATGTAGTATCCAATTCTAAGCAAAAAAGAATTCTCTCTATTCAAAGCGTTGAGCAATTACCCTTAAAAAATTGCCAAACTGATCAATCTTTGCTCCGTCGTAAATAGTTTTGTAAACTAACCCATAAATTCGAGGGCTTTTGGTAGCCTTGAGAATGGTCACTCAAGGGATAAAATAAATCCGAACCTAAGGGCGATCGCTTAAATAATGGCTAAACCAAAACCTCCTTCAGAATGCAATCAGGCTTGATTGGCACACCCAAAACGATCAAATCCAAAAGTATAAATTAGGGGTAATTACACCTAAATCCTTGAAAACCAGTAGATCTTGTTTTTTAAGCCTAATTATTAGGAATAGGATTAATATTTCTCAAGACTCCATTAATAAACCGATAACCATCTTGGCTACTGTAACGCTTTGCCAGCTCTACCGCTTCATTCACAGCTATAGCCTTAGGAACCTGTAGATAGGCAATCTCCGCCGTGGCAATTCTGAGAATATGCTGATCAACTTGGGATAGTCGATTTAACTGCCAATCTACTAAAGCTCCAGTAATTAATTTATCGATATGCGATCGCTGCTCATAGATAGTTTGGAGAATTTGAATGACATAGGCTCTCACCTCTTGTTGGCGGGCAGTTTGAATTAATTCAGGAAATTCTAAAGCTAATCCTGCGCGATTAATGGCAGTTTGAGTTAAGGCGATCGCATCTTTGACCATCACTTGGGCAGTAGCTAAATCCGCAGCACGGGTTTCACTGGAAAACAGCATATCCTGTCCCCTTTGCAGTTCATCACTGGCGGTCATGATTAGTTCTTTAACTTCCTCAGTTAGCGATCGCACAGCCGCAATTACCATGTCATCAATCGTTTTGGTAATTAGGTTTTCAGGTTTAACAGGCAGTTGGCTGATACTTAAGAGGACGAGTTCACGGGCAATATGACGGGCTTGCATAAAACGGGAGTAATAAAGCTAAAATAGCTTGTTGATCCTACCAGCAAAATCACCTTCTATGACTCAGACCTTTACCGCTAAACTTCATCACCAAGGTCAAATTTTTACAGTTAACCTACCCGAAGATCAAACCATCCTCGAAGCTGCCACCGATCAGGGCATAGATTTACCTTGCTCCTGTTACACGGGTGTATGTACCACCTGTGCCGCACAGTTAATCTCTGGAGAAGTTGATCAAAGTCAGGGTATGGGCGTTGGGGGCATGGGTGCCGAACTGGATGCCAAAGGCTACGTTTTACTTTGTGTGTCTTATCCTAAGTCAGATGTGGAAATAGTTACAGAAAAAGAGTCCGAAGTTTATGAATTAAGATTTGGTAGGGGGTCAGCCTAATCTAATTTGTAAATCAAGATATTAGTTGGGTATATCTATAGCGTCTCAGCCTTGTATTTTTAACCTCAACTCTAGTTATCTGGGCTTTGTTAAATAACTTAGTACCGTTTTTAGGATTTAGGCTCAGTTAATGAATACTGTTAAGTTTAGATTAAGAATAGATTATCCTTAGTGAGTTGCAAATGTTTATCCACCAGCCCAAGATATTAGGTGTGACTTAATTTCCAGAGGGATAAGGATATGGCTGAGCTACAAAAACGAGTATTGTTGACCCAGCTATCAGAGGAGCAGCAGAGGTTTTGGCAGACAGCATTAGTAGCACAGGGAATAGAAGTTTCAACGGAACCTGCTAGTAGCGATCTAGTGGAAGTGCTTGAGCAGCTTGGTAAAAATCAACAACAACTCCCAGACCTATTACTCATGGATATAGGCATTACTACGGCTAACTCCACGTCTCTTCAAGCTAGGGCTGTCTGTCGTTGGTGTGCAGATAATAATCCAGATACCAAAGTCATTCTCACTAATCCTAGGGAAGATCAGGTTAAAAGTGTGGGATTAAGGTGGGCAATTAGACAGGGAGCGATCGATTTACTGCCCCGTCTCCATAGTCAAACTGCAGTGGAATGTATGACTAAGGTTTTGGAAGTACTAGGAATTCAGCCCCATGCCGAAAAACTAGAGCAGTTAGCCAGTGCTTTGGATAGTCAGGAAGTGCAAGCAACTGAGCCTGAAGGAGTAAGCATTAGAGAAACTGCTACCGCCGATCTAGTACGTCGCATGGCAATGATTCCTATGATTGTAATGGCTACGGCTGAAACAGAAGAAACCCAAGCATCTGATAGTCCTAATGTTTCCCTTGCTTCAACTTTGGATGAATTGAGCTTATATGATTTGGCGATCGAGTTAGATAGTTTGGGAATCAATGCCAGTAATGCTTTTAAGGACAATCCACTTTTACCCGGTGTCATTCTGACTGAGAATGGCAATTATATGGGGATGATTTCACGGCAGAGATTTTTGGAATATATGAGTCGCCCCTACTCCCTGGAGCTATTTTCTAAGCGTCCTCTGAGAATTCTCTATGAAACCGCCCAATCTGAGATTATGGTTTTAGATGGCAAAAGTCTAGTAGTTGCTTCAGCGCAGCAATGCTTAGGGCGATCGCCAGAGCTAATTTATGAACCAATTGTAGTTTTATCCAACGGTACCTATAAATTACTTGATGTCCATGATCTATTTGTGGCTCAGTCTCAAATCCATGAATTGGCAACAAGGTTAATTAGGGAGCAAACCCAAGATCGGATGGTGCAAACTGAAAAAATGGCAACCCTTGGCGAAATTGTTTCCGAAGTTTCCCATGACATCGGCACTCCAGTGGAAACCATATACAGTAATTTAACGTATCTCACCGACTATACCCATAGCCTGATTGATGTGCTTAAAGCCTATGAAAATCAAAGGGTTAGCTCTAGCCAA
Encoded here:
- the hisS gene encoding histidine--tRNA ligase produces the protein MSKNDEKINFKPPSGFDIEFLPAEKRLEQFLIDTMRRVFEQYGFTPIETPAVERLEVLQAKGNQGDNIIYSINPIVAEDGDKDSDRRGLKFDQTVPLAAYIARHLNDLTFPFARYQMDMVFRGERAKKGRYRQFRQCDIDVVGRGKLSLLYDAQIPAIIAQIFDDIKIGKFLIRINNRKVLTGFFQAIAITPDQIRTCLKVVDMLDKIGEAKVKLELEKQGISATQAQEIIGFTQIKGDTDSILDQLAQTSQALGNPTDFEQGISELKTVIAGVIALGVAADKFCIDLAIARGLEYYTGTVYETTLIGYESLGSICSGGRYEELVGMFVGEKMPGVGISIGLTRLLRQLMDAKVLKPLAPSPAQVMVLNLQPELIDTYLQVSQTLRQAGINVFTGFESRPIGKQFQLADKLGIPLCVIIGEAEIANKTCGLKNLQTGTQIAIALDDLVTELLAEIAIKH
- the nusB gene encoding transcription antitermination factor NusB is translated as MQARHIARELVLLSISQLPVKPENLITKTIDDMVIAAVRSLTEEVKELIMTASDELQRGQDMLFSSETRAADLATAQVMVKDAIALTQTAINRAGLALEFPELIQTARQQEVRAYVIQILQTIYEQRSHIDKLITGALVDWQLNRLSQVDQHILRIATAEIAYLQVPKAIAVNEAVELAKRYSSQDGYRFINGVLRNINPIPNN
- a CDS encoding sensor histidine kinase; this encodes MAELQKRVLLTQLSEEQQRFWQTALVAQGIEVSTEPASSDLVEVLEQLGKNQQQLPDLLLMDIGITTANSTSLQARAVCRWCADNNPDTKVILTNPREDQVKSVGLRWAIRQGAIDLLPRLHSQTAVECMTKVLEVLGIQPHAEKLEQLASALDSQEVQATEPEGVSIRETATADLVRRMAMIPMIVMATAETEETQASDSPNVSLASTLDELSLYDLAIELDSLGINASNAFKDNPLLPGVILTENGNYMGMISRQRFLEYMSRPYSLELFSKRPLRILYETAQSEIMVLDGKSLVVASAQQCLGRSPELIYEPIVVLSNGTYKLLDVHDLFVAQSQIHELATRLIREQTQDRMVQTEKMATLGEIVSEVSHDIGTPVETIYSNLTYLTDYTHSLIDVLKAYENQRVSSSQLTDQINDQITEIKDAVNIDFVLEDLPKVINGIVAGTTQLKKIVAGLKTFSKMEETMSNDIDINECIENSLAILNTRLKQNVEISKNYATLPHIVGFPSQLVQVFMNLIGNALDALAAIANFPQEADWQPRVEITTSTYTAEGKNWVVIKVADNGSGIPEEIQSKIFENFFATKDTGKGKGLGLAISHQIVSQNHKGKISLRSPWLEDGTGTEFQVLLPISST
- a CDS encoding DUF4087 domain-containing protein, with amino-acid sequence MKTSQSPIKNFLFLSLVLLYPTGAAMAVETRCGWLDNPTPANWWITDSQATWIISVQGGFRAKGMDNIEEPKEFVKTNGSYGYSCACMDVVSNSKQKRILSIQSVEQLPLKNCQTDQSLLRRK
- a CDS encoding putative RNA methyltransferase gives rise to the protein MKVVTPNNLVCPIDGKELTPRNQSLICSKGHNFDIARQGYFNLLMVQHKASRDPGDTKEMVAARSRFLQTGCYEAIAQTIANLTEKHVSNLSDLNSITILDAGCGEGYYLNWLLTMAQKWKYPEVGILIGMDISKWAVQSAAKRNREITWIVGSNARPPFSPNSINLILCAFGFPSFDVFRRVLKPLGKIIMVDPAPNHLMELRQLIYPELKSKTSTVQTLPSKGFNGFNLVESYHLTYKAKVENSQAVQDLFLMTPHYFRSPPTAKTTIAALQELEFTVDVNFQVLAKA
- a CDS encoding 2Fe-2S iron-sulfur cluster-binding protein, encoding MTQTFTAKLHHQGQIFTVNLPEDQTILEAATDQGIDLPCSCYTGVCTTCAAQLISGEVDQSQGMGVGGMGAELDAKGYVLLCVSYPKSDVEIVTEKESEVYELRFGRGSA